A section of the Callithrix jacchus isolate 240 chromosome 14, calJac240_pri, whole genome shotgun sequence genome encodes:
- the FBXO41 gene encoding F-box only protein 41 isoform X1 — MASLDLPYRCPRCGEHKRFRSLSSLRAHLEYSHTYETLYILSKTNSICDGAAAAAAAAAAASGFPLAPEPAALLAVPGARREVFESTSFQGKEQAVGPSPAAPHLLHHHHHHHAPLAHFPGDLVPASLPCEELAEPGLVPAAAARYALREIEIPLGELFARKSVASSACSTPPPGPGPGPCSGPASASPASPSPADVAYEEGLARLKIRALEKLEVDRRLERLSEEVEQKIAGQVGRLQAELERKAAELETARQESARLGREKEELEERASELSRQVDVSVELLASLKQDLVHKEQELSRKQQEVVQIDQFLKETAAREASAKLRLQQFIEELLERADRAERQLQVISSSCGSTPSASLGRGGGGGGAGPNARGAGRMREHHAGPAMPSTYAVSRHGSSPSTGASSRVPAASQSSGCYDSDSLELPRPEEGVPEDSGPGGLGTRAQAANGGSERSQPPRSSGLRRQAIQNWQRRPRRHSTEGEEGDVSDVGSRTTESEAEGPLDAPRPGPAMAGPLSSCRLSARPEGGSGRGRRAERGSPSRSNEVISPEILKMRAALFCIFTYLDTRTLLHAAEVCRDWRFVARHPAVWTRVLLENARVCSKFLAMLAQWCTQAHSLTLQNLKPRQRGKKESKEEYARSTRGGGGQLSEFLVIPRGCLEAGLESLLKAAGGNLLILRISHCPNILTDRSLWLASCYCRALQAVTYRSATDPVGHEVIWALGAGCREIVSLQVAPLHPCQQPTRFSNRCLQMIGRCWPHLRALGVGGAGCGVQGLASLARNCMRLQVLELDHVSEITQEVAAEVCREGLKGLEMLVLTATPVTPKALLHFNSICRNLKSIVVQIGIADYFKEPSSPEAQKLFEDMVTKLQALRRRPGFSKILHIKVEGGC, encoded by the exons ATGGCCTCGCTGGACCTGCCGTACCGCTGCCCCCGCTGCGGGGAGCACAAGCGCTTCCGGAGCCTGTCGTCGCTGCGCGCGCACCTGGAGTACAGCCACACCTACGAGACGCTCTACATCCTCTCCAAGACCAACAGCATCTGCGACGGCGCCGCAGCAGCCGcggccgccgctgccgccgcctccGGCTTCCCGCTGGCGCCCGAGCCCGCCGCCCTGCTGGCGGTGCCTGGCGCCCGGCGTGAGGTCTTCGAGAGCACGTCCTTCCAGGGCAAGGAGCAGGCGGTCGGTCCGTCGCCCGCGGCGCCGCACCTgctgcaccaccaccaccaccaccacgcgCCCCTCGCCCACTTCCCCGGAGACCTGGTTCCCGCCAGCCTGCCCTGCGAGGAGTTGGCCGAGCCGGGCCTCGTGCCCGCCGCCGCCGCACGCTACGCGCTGCGCGAGATCGAGATCCCGCTGGGGGAGCTGTTTGCCCGCAAGTCCGTGGCGTCCTCGGCGTGCTCGACGCCGCCACCTGGGCCCGGCCCCGGCCCCTGCTCCGGGCCGGCCTCCGCCTCCCCCGCGTCCCCCTCACCCGCGGATGTGGCCTATGAAGAGGGCCTGGCGCGCCTCAAGATCCGCGCGCTGGAGAAGCTGGAGGTGGACAGGCGGCTGGAGCGGCTGAGCGAGGAAGTGGAGCAGAAGATCGCTGGCCAGGTGGGCCGGCTGCAGGCCGAGCTGGAGCGCAAGGCGGCTGAACTGGAGACGGCGCGGCAGGAGAGTGCGAGGCTCGGGCGCGagaaggaggagctggaggagcgAGCGTCTGAGCTCTCCCGCCAGGTGGACGTGAGCGTGGAGCTGCTGGCCTCGCTCAAGCAGGACCTAGTGCACAAGGAACAGGAGCTGAGCCGCAAACAGCA GGAGGTGGTGCAGATTGACCAGTTCCTGAAGGAGACAGCGGCGCGGGAGGCCAGCGCTAAGCTGCGGCTACAGCAGTTCATTGAGGAGCTCCTTGAGCGGGCTGACCGTGCTGAGCGGCAGCTGCAGGTCATCAGCAGCAGCTGTGGCAGCACGCCCAGCGCCAGCCTGGGCcgtggaggtgggggaggtggcGCTGGCCCCAATGCCCGGGGCGCAGGCAGAATG CGAGAACACCACGCAGGCCCGGCCATGCCTAGCACATATGCAGTGTCACGGCATGGCTCCTCTCCCAGCACAGG GGCCTCCAGCCGTGTGCCAGCTGCATCCCAGAGTTCAGGCTGCTATGACAGTGACAGTCTGGAGCTGCCCAGGCCAGAGGAGGGGGTCCCTGAGGACAGTGGCCCTGGGGGCTTGGGCACACGGGCCCAGGCTGCCAACGGGGGCTCAGAACGGTCCCAGCCCCCTCGCAGCTCAGGCCTGCGGCGCCAGGCCATCCAAAACTGGCAGCGCAGACCCCGCCGACACAGCACCGAGGGAGAAGAGGGTGATGTCTCTGACGTGGGCTCCCGAACCACTGAGTCAGAGGCTGAGGGCCCGTTGGATGCGCCCCGCCCCGGGCCTGCTATGGCTGGGCCCTTGAGCAGCTGCCGGCTCTCAG CCCGTCCCGAGGGAGGCAGTGGGCGGGGTCGGCGAGCAGAGAGGGGCAGCCCCTCACGCTCCAACGAGGTCATCAGCCCAGAGATCCTGAAGATGCGAGCCGCCCTCTTCTGCATCTTCACCTACTTGGACACCCGCACACTGCTGCATGCTGCCGAGGTCTGCCGGGACTGGCGCTTCGTGGCCCGCCACCCCGCAGTCTGGACAAGGGTGCTGCTTGAGAATGCCCGTGTCTGCTCCAAG ttCCTGGCAATGCTGGCTCAGTGGTGCACCCAGGCTCACTCTCTGACACTGCAGAACTTGAAGCCCCGGCAGCGGGGAAAGAAGGAGAGCAAGGAGGAGTATGCCCGGAGTACCCG AGGAGGAGGTGGCCAGCTCTCTGAGTTTCTGGTCATCCCCAGGGGCTGCCTGGAAGCTGGGCTGGAGTCCCTGCTGAAGGCAGCTGGGGGGAACCTGCTGATCCTGCGCATCTCCCACTGTCCAAACATCCTCACCGACCGCTCGCTCTGGCTGGCCAGCTGCTACTGCCGCGCGCTGCAGGCTGTCACCTACAG GAGTGCCACAGACCCTGTGGGCCACGAGGTCATTTGGGCCCTGGGAGCAGGCTGCAGAGAGATCGTCTCCCTCCAAGTGGCGCCACTTCACCCCTG CCAGCAGCCCACGCGCTTCAGTAACCGCTGCCTGCAGATGATTGGTCGCTGTTGGCCCCACCTGCGGGCCCTGGGGGTCGGGGGTGCCGGCTGTGGGGTACAGGGCCTGGCATCACTCG CGAGAAACTGCATGCGGCTGCAGGTCCTGGAGCTTGACCATGTGTCAGAGATCACCCAGGAGGTGGCGGCAGAGGTCTGCCGTGAAGGCCTGAAGGGACTGGAGATGCTGGTGCTCACAGCCACCCCTGTCACCCCTAAGGCCCTGCTGCACTTCAACA GCATCTGTCGGAACCTCAAGTCCATTGTGGTCCAGATTGGGATTGCAGATTATTTCAAAGAACCCAGCAGCCCTGAGGCCCAGAAGCTGTTTGAAGACATGGTGACAAAACTCCAG GCCCTACGACGAAGGCCCGGCTTCTCTAAAATTCTGCACATCAAGGTGGAAGGCGGCTGCTAA
- the FBXO41 gene encoding F-box only protein 41 isoform X2, whose amino-acid sequence MASLDLPYRCPRCGEHKRFRSLSSLRAHLEYSHTYETLYILSKTNSICDGAAAAAAAAAAASGFPLAPEPAALLAVPGARREVFESTSFQGKEQAVGPSPAAPHLLHHHHHHHAPLAHFPGDLVPASLPCEELAEPGLVPAAAARYALREIEIPLGELFARKSVASSACSTPPPGPGPGPCSGPASASPASPSPADVAYEEGLARLKIRALEKLEVDRRLERLSEEVEQKIAGQVGRLQAELERKAAELETARQESARLGREKEELEERASELSRQVDVSVELLASLKQDLVHKEQELSRKQQEVVQIDQFLKETAAREASAKLRLQQFIEELLERADRAERQLQVISSSCGSTPSASLGRGGGGGGAGPNARGAGRMREHHAGPAMPSTYAVSRHGSSPSTGASSRVPAASQSSGCYDSDSLELPRPEEGVPEDSGPGGLGTRAQAANGGSERSQPPRSSGLRRQAIQNWQRRPRRHSTEGEEGDVSDVGSRTTESEAEGPLDAPRPGPAMAGPLSSCRLSARPEGGSGRGRRAERGSPSRSNEVISPEILKMRAALFCIFTYLDTRTLLHAAEVCRDWRFVARHPAVWTRVLLENARVCSKFLAMLAQWCTQAHSLTLQNLKPRQRGKKESKEEYARSTRGCLEAGLESLLKAAGGNLLILRISHCPNILTDRSLWLASCYCRALQAVTYRSATDPVGHEVIWALGAGCREIVSLQVAPLHPCQQPTRFSNRCLQMIGRCWPHLRALGVGGAGCGVQGLASLARNCMRLQVLELDHVSEITQEVAAEVCREGLKGLEMLVLTATPVTPKALLHFNSICRNLKSIVVQIGIADYFKEPSSPEAQKLFEDMVTKLQALRRRPGFSKILHIKVEGGC is encoded by the exons ATGGCCTCGCTGGACCTGCCGTACCGCTGCCCCCGCTGCGGGGAGCACAAGCGCTTCCGGAGCCTGTCGTCGCTGCGCGCGCACCTGGAGTACAGCCACACCTACGAGACGCTCTACATCCTCTCCAAGACCAACAGCATCTGCGACGGCGCCGCAGCAGCCGcggccgccgctgccgccgcctccGGCTTCCCGCTGGCGCCCGAGCCCGCCGCCCTGCTGGCGGTGCCTGGCGCCCGGCGTGAGGTCTTCGAGAGCACGTCCTTCCAGGGCAAGGAGCAGGCGGTCGGTCCGTCGCCCGCGGCGCCGCACCTgctgcaccaccaccaccaccaccacgcgCCCCTCGCCCACTTCCCCGGAGACCTGGTTCCCGCCAGCCTGCCCTGCGAGGAGTTGGCCGAGCCGGGCCTCGTGCCCGCCGCCGCCGCACGCTACGCGCTGCGCGAGATCGAGATCCCGCTGGGGGAGCTGTTTGCCCGCAAGTCCGTGGCGTCCTCGGCGTGCTCGACGCCGCCACCTGGGCCCGGCCCCGGCCCCTGCTCCGGGCCGGCCTCCGCCTCCCCCGCGTCCCCCTCACCCGCGGATGTGGCCTATGAAGAGGGCCTGGCGCGCCTCAAGATCCGCGCGCTGGAGAAGCTGGAGGTGGACAGGCGGCTGGAGCGGCTGAGCGAGGAAGTGGAGCAGAAGATCGCTGGCCAGGTGGGCCGGCTGCAGGCCGAGCTGGAGCGCAAGGCGGCTGAACTGGAGACGGCGCGGCAGGAGAGTGCGAGGCTCGGGCGCGagaaggaggagctggaggagcgAGCGTCTGAGCTCTCCCGCCAGGTGGACGTGAGCGTGGAGCTGCTGGCCTCGCTCAAGCAGGACCTAGTGCACAAGGAACAGGAGCTGAGCCGCAAACAGCA GGAGGTGGTGCAGATTGACCAGTTCCTGAAGGAGACAGCGGCGCGGGAGGCCAGCGCTAAGCTGCGGCTACAGCAGTTCATTGAGGAGCTCCTTGAGCGGGCTGACCGTGCTGAGCGGCAGCTGCAGGTCATCAGCAGCAGCTGTGGCAGCACGCCCAGCGCCAGCCTGGGCcgtggaggtgggggaggtggcGCTGGCCCCAATGCCCGGGGCGCAGGCAGAATG CGAGAACACCACGCAGGCCCGGCCATGCCTAGCACATATGCAGTGTCACGGCATGGCTCCTCTCCCAGCACAGG GGCCTCCAGCCGTGTGCCAGCTGCATCCCAGAGTTCAGGCTGCTATGACAGTGACAGTCTGGAGCTGCCCAGGCCAGAGGAGGGGGTCCCTGAGGACAGTGGCCCTGGGGGCTTGGGCACACGGGCCCAGGCTGCCAACGGGGGCTCAGAACGGTCCCAGCCCCCTCGCAGCTCAGGCCTGCGGCGCCAGGCCATCCAAAACTGGCAGCGCAGACCCCGCCGACACAGCACCGAGGGAGAAGAGGGTGATGTCTCTGACGTGGGCTCCCGAACCACTGAGTCAGAGGCTGAGGGCCCGTTGGATGCGCCCCGCCCCGGGCCTGCTATGGCTGGGCCCTTGAGCAGCTGCCGGCTCTCAG CCCGTCCCGAGGGAGGCAGTGGGCGGGGTCGGCGAGCAGAGAGGGGCAGCCCCTCACGCTCCAACGAGGTCATCAGCCCAGAGATCCTGAAGATGCGAGCCGCCCTCTTCTGCATCTTCACCTACTTGGACACCCGCACACTGCTGCATGCTGCCGAGGTCTGCCGGGACTGGCGCTTCGTGGCCCGCCACCCCGCAGTCTGGACAAGGGTGCTGCTTGAGAATGCCCGTGTCTGCTCCAAG ttCCTGGCAATGCTGGCTCAGTGGTGCACCCAGGCTCACTCTCTGACACTGCAGAACTTGAAGCCCCGGCAGCGGGGAAAGAAGGAGAGCAAGGAGGAGTATGCCCGGAGTACCCG GGGCTGCCTGGAAGCTGGGCTGGAGTCCCTGCTGAAGGCAGCTGGGGGGAACCTGCTGATCCTGCGCATCTCCCACTGTCCAAACATCCTCACCGACCGCTCGCTCTGGCTGGCCAGCTGCTACTGCCGCGCGCTGCAGGCTGTCACCTACAG GAGTGCCACAGACCCTGTGGGCCACGAGGTCATTTGGGCCCTGGGAGCAGGCTGCAGAGAGATCGTCTCCCTCCAAGTGGCGCCACTTCACCCCTG CCAGCAGCCCACGCGCTTCAGTAACCGCTGCCTGCAGATGATTGGTCGCTGTTGGCCCCACCTGCGGGCCCTGGGGGTCGGGGGTGCCGGCTGTGGGGTACAGGGCCTGGCATCACTCG CGAGAAACTGCATGCGGCTGCAGGTCCTGGAGCTTGACCATGTGTCAGAGATCACCCAGGAGGTGGCGGCAGAGGTCTGCCGTGAAGGCCTGAAGGGACTGGAGATGCTGGTGCTCACAGCCACCCCTGTCACCCCTAAGGCCCTGCTGCACTTCAACA GCATCTGTCGGAACCTCAAGTCCATTGTGGTCCAGATTGGGATTGCAGATTATTTCAAAGAACCCAGCAGCCCTGAGGCCCAGAAGCTGTTTGAAGACATGGTGACAAAACTCCAG GCCCTACGACGAAGGCCCGGCTTCTCTAAAATTCTGCACATCAAGGTGGAAGGCGGCTGCTAA
- the EGR4 gene encoding early growth response protein 4 isoform X1, with amino-acid sequence MLHLGEFSEPDALLVKSTEDCCTEPSGELPRLPARDAPAATGYPGAGDFLSWALNSCGAGGDLADSCFLEGPPPTPPPGLSYSGSFFIQAVPEHPHDPEALFNLMSGILGLAPFPGPEAAASRSPLDAPFPAGPDALLPGPPDLYSPDLGAAPFPEAFWESSPCAGAPSQCLYEPQLSPPDVKPGLRAPPASPALDAASAFKGPYAPWELHSVGVPGNCGSQGGYQAAPEARFPAVGTKIEDLLSISCPAELPAIPANRLYPTGAYDAFPLAPGDLGEGAEGLPGLLTPPSGEGGSSGDGGEFLASTQPQLSPLGLRSASVADFPKPLVADIPGSSGVAAPPVPPPQPTPFPPAKARRKGRRGGKCSTRCFCPRPHAKAFACPVESCVRSFARSDELNRHLRIHTGHKPFQCRICLRNFSRSDHLTTHVRTHTGEKPFACDVCGRRFARSDEKKRHSKVHLKQKARAEERLKGLGFYSLGLSFAAL; translated from the exons ATGCTCCACCTTGGCGAGTTTTCTGAACCCGACGCGCTCCTCGTTAAGTCCACTGAAGACTGTTGCACCGAACCCAGCGGTGAATTGCCCCGGCTGCCCGCCAGGGACGCTCCCGCGGCCACTGGCTACCCTGGAG CAGGAGACTTCTTGAGCTGGGCTTTGAACAGCTGCGGCGCAGGTGGGGACTTAGCCGACTCCTGCTTCTTGGAGGGGCCTCCGCCCACACCCCCTCCCGGCCTCAGCTACAGCGGTAGCTTCTTCATTCAGGCAGTTCCCGAACACCCGCACGACCCGGAGGCACTCTTCAACCTCATGTCGGGCATCTTAGGGCTGGCACCCTTCCCCGGTCCAGAGGCAGCAGCTTCCAGATCCCCGCTGGATGCCCCTTTTCCCGCGGGGCCTGATGCCTTGCTGCCAGGTCCACCGGACCTTTACTCCCCGGATCTGGGCGCAGCCCCCTTCCCAGAGGCGTTCTGGGAGTCCTCGCCTTGCGCGGGGGCCCCCTCGCAGTGCCTGTATGAGCCTCAGCTCTCCCCGCCCGACGTCAAGCCGGGCCTCCGGGCGCCTCCCGCCTCGCCAGCGCTGGACGCTGCCTCTGCCTTCAAGGGTCCCTATGCACCCTGGGAGCTGCATTCTGTGGGGGTCCCAGGGAACTGTGGGTCACAAGGAGGCTACCAGGCCGCCCCCGAGGCTCGTTTTCCCGCAGTAGGTACCAAGATTGAGGACTTGCTGTCCATCAGCTGCCCTGCGGAATTGCCAGCCATCCCAGCCAACAGACTCTACCCCACCGGGGCCTACGACGCTTTCCCACTGGCCCCGGGGGACTTAGGGGAGGGGGCTGAGGGCCTCCCTGGGCTTCTGACCCCTCctagtggggagggagggagtagCGGGGACGGTGGAGAGTTTCTGGCCAGTACGCAGCCTCAGCTTTCCCCGCTGGGCCTTCGCAGCGCTTCCGTGGCGGACTTCCCGAAACCTCTGGTGGCGGACATCCCTGGAAGCAGTGGCGTGGCTGCGCCACCCGTGCCGCCACCTCAGCCCACCCCTTTCCCCCCAGCCAAGGCGCGGCGCAAGGGGCGCCGGGGCGGCAAATGCAGCACGCGCTGCTTCTGCCCACGGCCGCACGCCAAGGCCTTCGCTTGCCCGGTAGAGAGTTGTGTGCGGAGCTTTGCGCGCTCCGACGAGCTCAATCGCCACCTGCGCATCCACACGGGCCACAAACCCTTCCAGTGCCGCATCTGCCTCCGCAACTTCAGCCGCAGCGACCACCTCACCACGCACGTGCGCACCCACACCGGCGAGAAGCCCTTTGCCTGCGACGTGTGCGGCCGCCGCTTCGCGCGCAGCGATGAGAAGAAACGGCACAGCAAGGTGCACCTCAAGCAGAAGGCACGCGCCGAGGAGCGGCTCAAGGGCCTCGGTTTTTACTCGCTGGGCCTCTCCTTCGCCGCCCTCTGA
- the EGR4 gene encoding early growth response protein 4 isoform X2 — protein MLHLGEFSEPDALLVKSTEDCCTEPSGELPRLPARDAPAATGYPGGDFLSWALNSCGAGGDLADSCFLEGPPPTPPPGLSYSGSFFIQAVPEHPHDPEALFNLMSGILGLAPFPGPEAAASRSPLDAPFPAGPDALLPGPPDLYSPDLGAAPFPEAFWESSPCAGAPSQCLYEPQLSPPDVKPGLRAPPASPALDAASAFKGPYAPWELHSVGVPGNCGSQGGYQAAPEARFPAVGTKIEDLLSISCPAELPAIPANRLYPTGAYDAFPLAPGDLGEGAEGLPGLLTPPSGEGGSSGDGGEFLASTQPQLSPLGLRSASVADFPKPLVADIPGSSGVAAPPVPPPQPTPFPPAKARRKGRRGGKCSTRCFCPRPHAKAFACPVESCVRSFARSDELNRHLRIHTGHKPFQCRICLRNFSRSDHLTTHVRTHTGEKPFACDVCGRRFARSDEKKRHSKVHLKQKARAEERLKGLGFYSLGLSFAAL, from the exons ATGCTCCACCTTGGCGAGTTTTCTGAACCCGACGCGCTCCTCGTTAAGTCCACTGAAGACTGTTGCACCGAACCCAGCGGTGAATTGCCCCGGCTGCCCGCCAGGGACGCTCCCGCGGCCACTGGCTACCCTGGAG GAGACTTCTTGAGCTGGGCTTTGAACAGCTGCGGCGCAGGTGGGGACTTAGCCGACTCCTGCTTCTTGGAGGGGCCTCCGCCCACACCCCCTCCCGGCCTCAGCTACAGCGGTAGCTTCTTCATTCAGGCAGTTCCCGAACACCCGCACGACCCGGAGGCACTCTTCAACCTCATGTCGGGCATCTTAGGGCTGGCACCCTTCCCCGGTCCAGAGGCAGCAGCTTCCAGATCCCCGCTGGATGCCCCTTTTCCCGCGGGGCCTGATGCCTTGCTGCCAGGTCCACCGGACCTTTACTCCCCGGATCTGGGCGCAGCCCCCTTCCCAGAGGCGTTCTGGGAGTCCTCGCCTTGCGCGGGGGCCCCCTCGCAGTGCCTGTATGAGCCTCAGCTCTCCCCGCCCGACGTCAAGCCGGGCCTCCGGGCGCCTCCCGCCTCGCCAGCGCTGGACGCTGCCTCTGCCTTCAAGGGTCCCTATGCACCCTGGGAGCTGCATTCTGTGGGGGTCCCAGGGAACTGTGGGTCACAAGGAGGCTACCAGGCCGCCCCCGAGGCTCGTTTTCCCGCAGTAGGTACCAAGATTGAGGACTTGCTGTCCATCAGCTGCCCTGCGGAATTGCCAGCCATCCCAGCCAACAGACTCTACCCCACCGGGGCCTACGACGCTTTCCCACTGGCCCCGGGGGACTTAGGGGAGGGGGCTGAGGGCCTCCCTGGGCTTCTGACCCCTCctagtggggagggagggagtagCGGGGACGGTGGAGAGTTTCTGGCCAGTACGCAGCCTCAGCTTTCCCCGCTGGGCCTTCGCAGCGCTTCCGTGGCGGACTTCCCGAAACCTCTGGTGGCGGACATCCCTGGAAGCAGTGGCGTGGCTGCGCCACCCGTGCCGCCACCTCAGCCCACCCCTTTCCCCCCAGCCAAGGCGCGGCGCAAGGGGCGCCGGGGCGGCAAATGCAGCACGCGCTGCTTCTGCCCACGGCCGCACGCCAAGGCCTTCGCTTGCCCGGTAGAGAGTTGTGTGCGGAGCTTTGCGCGCTCCGACGAGCTCAATCGCCACCTGCGCATCCACACGGGCCACAAACCCTTCCAGTGCCGCATCTGCCTCCGCAACTTCAGCCGCAGCGACCACCTCACCACGCACGTGCGCACCCACACCGGCGAGAAGCCCTTTGCCTGCGACGTGTGCGGCCGCCGCTTCGCGCGCAGCGATGAGAAGAAACGGCACAGCAAGGTGCACCTCAAGCAGAAGGCACGCGCCGAGGAGCGGCTCAAGGGCCTCGGTTTTTACTCGCTGGGCCTCTCCTTCGCCGCCCTCTGA